The Caulifigura coniformis genome includes a region encoding these proteins:
- a CDS encoding tetratricopeptide repeat protein — MTRSMTRRDACRLMAVTPAILSLGVDVVCGAEGAHPLDAATLKEIRDAAESAIESANRQLAADPSGVAALSKRGDALFTLGRFEEAVHDYDAMLKADPSLDASHWRRGIACFYAGRAEEGAKQFERYHSFDNVDRENGIWRFLCQTKSVGLEKARESLLKYEKDDREPFPAVFKLFAGTITEQEILEGIAAAKISEAERQSRLFYADLYIGLNHAVQDRPVEAQGALARATKNAWPRTAGYGPRWMWHVGRVHWELLEAERQRRPS; from the coding sequence ATGACTCGTTCGATGACGCGTCGTGATGCGTGCCGCTTGATGGCTGTGACGCCGGCGATCCTGTCGCTCGGCGTCGACGTCGTGTGCGGCGCGGAGGGGGCACATCCGCTCGATGCAGCGACTCTGAAGGAGATTCGCGACGCGGCGGAGTCGGCGATCGAATCGGCTAACCGGCAGCTGGCGGCAGACCCGTCGGGCGTTGCGGCGCTCTCCAAGCGCGGGGACGCCCTGTTCACTCTCGGGCGGTTTGAAGAGGCGGTTCATGATTACGACGCGATGCTGAAGGCCGATCCTTCGCTCGATGCGTCACACTGGCGTCGCGGGATCGCCTGCTTCTATGCAGGGCGGGCGGAGGAGGGGGCGAAACAGTTCGAGCGCTATCACTCGTTCGACAACGTCGATCGGGAGAACGGCATCTGGCGGTTCCTGTGCCAGACGAAGTCGGTCGGCCTGGAGAAGGCCCGCGAGTCGCTGCTGAAGTATGAAAAGGATGATCGGGAGCCGTTCCCCGCCGTGTTCAAGCTGTTCGCGGGGACGATCACCGAACAGGAGATTCTGGAGGGGATCGCGGCGGCAAAGATTTCCGAAGCCGAGCGCCAGAGCCGGCTGTTCTACGCCGACCTGTACATCGGGCTGAACCATGCGGTTCAGGATCGGCCAGTGGAAGCGCAGGGGGCCCTCGCGCGGGCGACGAAGAACGCGTGGCCACGAACGGCGGGATATGGTCCGCGGTGGATGTGGCATGTGGGGCGGGTGCACTGGGAGCTGCTGGAGGCGGAGCGGCAACGGCGTCCGTCGTAG